The proteins below come from a single Panicum hallii strain FIL2 chromosome 7, PHallii_v3.1, whole genome shotgun sequence genomic window:
- the LOC112898927 gene encoding pentatricopeptide repeat-containing protein At4g35130, chloroplastic-like has translation MLQTRARPDAFTLPLLNRAAAALPGFVGAAHCFGIRAGFAGNVYFCNTLLEAYTRHGLVAPARQVFDEMRARDVVSWTTLVSAYAGAWDPLEVSQLVTAMRTNGDCEPSAVTLSVILRACTAMRDATCGRQLHCYAVKSGWAGDFLVLNSMLTHLSQTASLEDAAMLFEQSPRRDMVSWNIIISEYSSEGNISKVTDMYERMRAEEVCPSCETLTSIVAAFAKHRFLLQGKKLHSFAVRSGLMDTVLVGSFVDFYAKCGELMSSVQLFEQFKGGSSCLWSAMLWAFIHHGMFLDAIHLFERMMDSFCFPSADVLRGLVICYTEIGALKFGKATHGYIIRNNCAAESKSCALETSIVRLYAKCGDILLAERCFRRILHKDIVSWSSMIEAFTIHGHAQKLMELEPDNVGYHVVFSNVHAGGGRWAEVEDIRSSMIGMNMEKSPAWSYVSDIGVH, from the exons ATGCTCCAGACCAGGGCCCGCCCGGACGCCTTCACGCTTCCGCTCCTCAACCGCGCTGCGGCGGCCCTCCCCGGCTTCGTCGGCGCCGCCCACTGCTTCGGCATCCGTGCCGGCTTCGCCGGAAACGTCTACTTCTGCAACACGCTGCTGGAGGCCTACACGCGGCACGGGCTGGTTGCGCCCGCGCgccaggtgttcgacgaaatgcgcGCGCGGGACGTGGTTTCATGGACCACGCTGGTGTCCGCATATGCTGGTGCCTGGGACCCGTTGGAGGTATCCCAGTTGGTGACGGCTATGAGGACGAACGGCGACTGCGAGCCCAGTGCAGTGACGCTTTCTGTAATCCTCCGGGCATGCACGGCCATGAGGGACGCTACCTGCGGTAGGCAGTTGCACTGCTACGCGGTGAAAAGCGGGTGGGCTGGTGATTTCCTAGTTCTCAACTCGATGTTGACACACTTGAGCCAGACAGCCAGCTTGGAGGATGCAGCTATGTTGTTTGAGCAGTCTCCCAGAAGAGACATGGTTTCGTGGAACATTATAATCTCAGAGTATTCTTCAGAGGGGAACATTTCTAAAGTCACTGATATGTATGAAAGGATGAGGGCAGAGGAAGTGTGTCCAAGCTGTGAGACCTTAACTTCCATTGTTGCTGCATTCGCCAAGCACAGGTTTCTTCTGCAAGGCAAGAAGCTGCATTCCTTTGCAGTTAGAAGTGGCCTCATGGACACAGTCTTGGTAGGATCATTTGTCGATTTCTATGCTAAATGTGGTGAGTTGATGTCATCAGTTCAGTTGTTTGAGCAATTCAAGGGGGGAAGCAGCTGCCTATGGTCAGCCATGCTTTGGGCCTTTATCCACCATGGAATGTTCTTAGACGCAATCCATCTGTTTGAGAGAATGATGGACTCTTTCTGCTTTCCAAGTGCTGACGTGCTGCGAGGACTCGTAATCTGTTACACTGAAATTGGTGCTTTAAAGTTTGGTAAAGCAACCCATGGATACATCATAAGAAATAACTGTGCTGCAGAATCTAAGAGTTGTGCCTTGGAGACATCAATTGTTAGACTCTATGCTAAATGTGGGGACATTCTTCTGGCAGAAAGATGCTTTAGAAGAATCCTTCATAAAGATATAGTCTCATGGAGTTCAATGATCGAAGCATTCACAATCCATGGTCATG CTCAGAAACTTATGGAGTTGGAACCTGATAATGTTGGCTATCATGTGGTGTTCAGTAATGTCCATGCTGGAGGAGGTAGATGGGCTGAAGTGGAGGACATCAGAAGCTCCATGATAGGAATGAACATGGAGAAATCTCCTGCTTGGAGCTATGTTTCTGACATTGGTGTCCATTGA